From a single candidate division KSB1 bacterium genomic region:
- the mutY gene encoding A/G-specific adenine glycosylase, with product MPRTIPDLHVHLDRIPPARRRALQHKLLHWYAAAQRDLPWRRQRDPYAIWVAEVMLQQTQTAKVVAYYDPFLQRFPTLTALARAPLDDVLKAWEGMGYYARARHLHRAAQYVHEAWQGELPRDYDGLLQIPGIGPYTAAAIASIAFNRDQAVVDGNVERVLSRLFQVTLPPREPPGKKLFRALAQALLKAGRARDWNQAMMELGALVCTPRRPACGQCPAKNYCCAYNHLHDPAQLPARRRKPPLPHHHLAVALVWKRGRVLINQRPARGLLGGLWEFPNTALQQGERHATALRRALRRQLVIEVKVGKSLMTIEHGYTHFRATLHVYHCAYLRGQPQALACQRWKWVAPGDLHQYAFSTANRRIIAALANENGVV from the coding sequence ATGCCACGCACGATTCCCGATTTACATGTCCACCTGGATCGCATCCCGCCTGCTCGACGCCGGGCGTTGCAACACAAGCTGCTCCACTGGTACGCGGCGGCACAGCGTGATCTGCCCTGGCGCCGGCAACGCGACCCCTACGCCATCTGGGTCGCGGAAGTGATGCTCCAGCAAACGCAAACCGCCAAGGTCGTGGCCTACTACGACCCGTTTTTGCAGCGCTTCCCCACGCTGACAGCGCTGGCACGGGCCCCGCTTGACGATGTGCTCAAGGCGTGGGAGGGCATGGGTTATTATGCGCGCGCCCGTCATCTGCACCGGGCGGCACAATATGTTCATGAAGCCTGGCAGGGTGAACTGCCGCGCGACTATGACGGGCTGCTGCAGATTCCGGGCATCGGACCTTACACGGCGGCGGCGATTGCCAGCATCGCCTTCAACCGCGATCAGGCCGTGGTGGATGGCAATGTCGAGCGCGTACTCAGCCGGCTGTTTCAGGTGACACTGCCCCCGCGCGAACCACCGGGCAAAAAACTTTTTCGTGCCCTGGCACAAGCGCTGCTCAAAGCCGGCCGGGCGCGTGACTGGAACCAGGCCATGATGGAGTTGGGGGCGTTGGTGTGCACCCCGCGCCGCCCGGCCTGCGGGCAATGTCCCGCAAAGAACTACTGTTGTGCCTACAATCATCTGCATGACCCGGCGCAATTGCCGGCGCGCCGCCGCAAGCCGCCGCTGCCGCATCATCACCTGGCTGTGGCGCTGGTGTGGAAGCGTGGCCGGGTGCTCATCAATCAGCGCCCTGCCCGCGGCCTGCTCGGCGGATTATGGGAGTTCCCCAATACCGCGCTGCAGCAGGGTGAGCGGCATGCCACCGCGCTCCGGCGTGCGCTGCGCCGGCAGTTGGTCATCGAGGTCAAAGTCGGCAAAAGCCTGATGACGATCGAGCATGGCTACACCCATTTTCGGGCAACCCTGCACGTCTACCATTGCGCTTACCTGCGCGGTCAGCCGCAGGCGCTGGCCTGCCAGCGCTGGAAATGGGTGGCGCCTGGTGACCTGCACCAATATGCCTTCTCCACCGCGAACCGGCGCATTATTGCCGCGCTGGCAAACGAAAATGGAGTCGTATGA
- a CDS encoding sugar phosphate nucleotidyltransferase produces the protein MKAILLAGGLGTRLHPLTLTRPKPLLPIGDLPIVARIILALRRQNIRDFLFLLHYRPEAFPARLGTGEAYDATFEYVILERDLSTAGSVRFIREQVRETCLIHAADILAEAPLAAMLEFHRSKRSLATIALYPQSTPLSFGIVRRQPDGRILQFLEKPTWPEVFSDWVNAGVYLIEPELLDHIPESSEPVHFEKHVFPPLAAKAAPLYGFPIYGYWRDVGTPEDLRLANLEFLDGRLPAAFLTRAEAGSHRHQRGILTRDGRSHIAGTALLSQSVIHRGCQIAPHARITRSVLLEHVSVGEEATIDSAIVMDHAHIGPAARLLPNSLIGESAQIEAHAVIQANGIVPPRQRVAAGQIVPTQRVLPIGYLRRFIDGGEVVAAHFSAEFLNWLGRAFAAQQRRRGRVAVPAGPAHAGGGRARILLAASPEMGSAAEITPLLEGLTAAGCEVALLQPASVPLARHALLSRQCAGGVYLGKIGEANLQRLILLDQQGHNFSAAATCALEFEEISLSQGAGRHEDLNAAQVRCTYLNALAGFLALSSAEIPAAHVHVGDAGLAQLAAHFAEVFAWPLAVVVDEPAAGPDTVCNRQEEWCFSLNGNGERLRLREAHTGRPVSDMLFSLMLQQQDGSAVQIFNWLMAALAGTMPARRGVLTLAGVQPRFAEFARMKGLASWFGFDGRGGIIDSAWQAQPDALLTLARVLPRLASLAPADWQAGALGRQFFSCPAGLKAGLMRRLLEHFAEQVTGISDGVRLGGGWDWVIVRPCAGMAALELFYWENAGHRADSLIARVWHRLQEWRQEREDKLDPERWE, from the coding sequence GTGAAAGCGATTCTACTTGCCGGAGGCCTGGGGACACGCTTGCACCCCCTCACCCTCACCCGCCCAAAGCCGCTGTTGCCCATTGGTGATCTTCCCATTGTTGCCCGCATTATTCTGGCCCTGCGCCGGCAGAACATTCGGGACTTTCTCTTTCTGCTGCATTACCGGCCGGAGGCCTTCCCCGCCCGGCTCGGCACCGGCGAAGCCTACGACGCCACCTTCGAGTATGTCATCCTCGAAAGGGATCTCAGCACCGCCGGCAGTGTGCGTTTCATCCGCGAGCAGGTGCGGGAAACCTGCCTGATTCACGCCGCCGATATTCTCGCCGAAGCGCCGCTGGCAGCCATGCTGGAGTTTCATCGCAGCAAACGCAGCCTGGCAACCATCGCCCTGTATCCGCAATCCACCCCGTTGTCCTTTGGCATCGTGCGGCGCCAGCCCGACGGCCGCATCCTGCAATTTCTCGAAAAACCCACCTGGCCGGAAGTGTTCAGCGACTGGGTGAACGCCGGCGTTTACCTCATCGAGCCGGAATTGCTCGACCACATCCCGGAATCCAGCGAGCCGGTCCACTTCGAAAAACACGTCTTTCCACCACTTGCCGCCAAAGCCGCGCCGCTCTACGGCTTCCCCATTTACGGCTACTGGCGTGATGTCGGCACGCCGGAGGACCTGCGCCTGGCCAATTTGGAATTTCTCGATGGCAGACTGCCGGCCGCGTTCCTGACGCGCGCGGAAGCCGGCAGCCACCGCCATCAACGCGGCATACTCACCCGGGACGGGCGGAGTCACATCGCCGGCACCGCCCTGCTGTCACAATCTGTCATCCATCGCGGCTGCCAGATTGCACCGCATGCCCGCATCACCCGCAGCGTGCTGCTCGAGCATGTGAGCGTGGGTGAAGAAGCGACCATTGATTCCGCGATCGTGATGGACCATGCGCACATCGGCCCGGCCGCCCGGCTCCTGCCGAACAGCCTGATCGGCGAGAGCGCGCAGATTGAGGCACATGCTGTCATTCAAGCCAATGGCATCGTGCCGCCGCGGCAGCGCGTGGCCGCCGGGCAAATCGTGCCCACGCAGCGTGTGCTGCCCATCGGCTATTTGCGACGCTTCATCGACGGCGGGGAGGTGGTGGCAGCCCATTTCAGCGCGGAATTCCTGAACTGGCTGGGCAGGGCTTTCGCTGCACAACAGCGCCGCCGGGGCCGTGTTGCCGTGCCAGCAGGGCCGGCGCATGCCGGGGGCGGGCGCGCCAGGATTCTGCTGGCGGCGTCACCGGAAATGGGGTCGGCAGCGGAAATCACGCCGCTGCTGGAAGGGCTCACTGCAGCCGGGTGCGAAGTGGCTTTGTTGCAACCAGCCAGCGTCCCGCTGGCGCGGCACGCACTGCTCTCCCGCCAGTGTGCCGGCGGCGTTTATCTCGGCAAGATTGGAGAGGCAAATCTGCAGCGACTGATTCTGCTGGACCAGCAAGGCCACAATTTTTCGGCAGCCGCCACCTGCGCCCTCGAGTTCGAAGAAATCTCCCTTTCGCAGGGCGCTGGCCGGCACGAAGACCTGAATGCGGCACAGGTGCGCTGCACCTATCTCAACGCGCTGGCCGGCTTTCTCGCCCTATCATCCGCAGAAATACCCGCCGCACACGTTCATGTCGGCGATGCCGGACTGGCGCAGCTCGCCGCACACTTCGCAGAAGTATTTGCCTGGCCGCTGGCCGTCGTGGTGGATGAGCCGGCAGCAGGGCCCGACACCGTGTGCAACCGGCAGGAGGAGTGGTGTTTCTCGCTGAACGGAAACGGTGAGCGGCTGCGGTTGCGTGAGGCACACACCGGCCGGCCGGTGAGCGATATGCTGTTCAGCCTGATGCTGCAACAGCAGGATGGTTCTGCCGTCCAGATTTTCAACTGGCTGATGGCTGCGCTGGCCGGCACCATGCCCGCCCGCCGGGGGGTGTTGACGCTTGCGGGTGTGCAGCCGCGCTTTGCGGAGTTTGCCCGCATGAAGGGCCTGGCATCCTGGTTTGGTTTTGATGGCCGTGGCGGCATCATTGATTCCGCCTGGCAAGCCCAGCCGGATGCCCTGCTGACGCTCGCCCGGGTGCTGCCGCGTCTCGCTTCCCTGGCGCCGGCCGATTGGCAGGCGGGTGCCCTGGGCCGGCAATTCTTTTCCTGCCCGGCCGGGCTCAAAGCCGGCCTGATGCGCCGGCTGCTCGAACATTTCGCAGAACAAGTGACGGGCATCAGTGACGGCGTGCGATTGGGCGGGGGATGGGATTGGGTCATTGTGCGGCCGTGTGCCGGCATGGCGGCACTGGAGCTGTTCTATTGGGAGAACGCCGGGCACCGCGCCGATTCCCTCATCGCGCGGGTGTGGCACAGGCTGCAGGAGTGGCGGCAGGAGAGGGAAGACAAACTCGACCCGGAACGGTGGGAATAG
- the greA gene encoding transcription elongation factor GreA, whose protein sequence is MKQYYFTEAGYEKLRKEIERIEKYLKNDIAREIATAREHGDLRENAEYESAKNKQANYMAKLGMLQERFQNARIIRKGDLPEGIVTLGKMVTIVDTATKETEKYIILGDGETDLEKNIISYQSPIAQALMKHKVGDLVEIKLPRRIKKVEIVAITFYEDM, encoded by the coding sequence ATGAAGCAGTACTATTTCACCGAAGCCGGCTACGAAAAACTGCGCAAGGAAATCGAGCGCATCGAAAAATATCTGAAGAACGACATCGCCAGGGAAATTGCAACTGCGCGCGAGCACGGCGATCTGCGCGAAAATGCCGAATACGAGTCCGCCAAGAACAAACAGGCCAACTACATGGCCAAGCTCGGCATGCTGCAGGAACGCTTTCAGAATGCGCGCATCATCCGCAAGGGCGACCTGCCGGAGGGCATTGTCACGCTGGGCAAGATGGTCACGATTGTCGACACCGCCACCAAAGAAACGGAAAAGTACATCATCCTCGGTGACGGGGAGACCGATTTGGAAAAAAACATCATCAGTTATCAATCACCGATTGCCCAGGCTTTGATGAAGCACAAGGTGGGTGACCTCGTCGAGATCAAACTGCCCCGCCGCATCAAGAAGGTCGAAATCGTGGCAATCACATTCTACGAAGATATGTAA
- a CDS encoding sugar phosphate nucleotidyltransferase encodes MKRTLAMLLAGGVGSRLNILAHARAKPAVPFGGLYRIIDFTLSNARNSGIVNVGVLTQYKPLSLMEHIGGGEPWDFVGRMRGAKILPPRTGEKDSDWYKGTADAIRQNLDYIRNFDAAQVLILSGDHIYHMDYSRMVDFHRDRGAELTIAMMRVPWEATRHFGIATVDDHDRILTWEEKPKQARSNLASMGVYVFNTDFLYHCLRTIPEHDFGKHIITEVIQTHTVCAYPFSGYWRDVGTLLAYWDANMDLLRPGSGLDLPRWKVYTNLEEEGRAGDRPPTRLLRGAKVSNSIISQGCVIEGEVRNSVLSPGVRVGRGAVVSDSVVMHDSVIEPEAALSFVIADKLTHFRRGCRVGFGDRTRPNRRFPDHLREGLTVVGKLARVPANVTIGCNCIIHPQSSESSYHTDCVKDGETIGFN; translated from the coding sequence ATGAAAAGGACTCTGGCCATGCTGCTCGCCGGCGGGGTGGGCAGCCGGCTCAACATCCTGGCACATGCGCGCGCCAAGCCTGCCGTGCCCTTTGGTGGCCTGTATCGCATCATCGACTTCACCCTGAGCAACGCCCGCAATTCCGGCATCGTCAATGTCGGCGTGCTGACGCAGTACAAACCGCTCTCGCTGATGGAGCACATTGGCGGCGGTGAGCCGTGGGATTTCGTCGGCCGCATGCGCGGCGCCAAAATTCTGCCGCCGCGCACCGGCGAAAAGGATTCCGACTGGTACAAGGGCACCGCCGATGCCATCCGGCAGAATCTCGACTACATTCGCAACTTCGATGCCGCGCAGGTGCTCATTCTCTCCGGCGACCACATCTACCACATGGACTACAGCCGGATGGTCGACTTTCACAGAGATCGCGGCGCGGAGCTCACCATCGCCATGATGCGCGTGCCGTGGGAGGCAACCCGCCATTTCGGCATCGCCACCGTGGATGACCACGATCGCATCCTCACCTGGGAGGAAAAGCCGAAACAGGCGCGCAGCAATCTCGCCTCCATGGGCGTTTATGTCTTCAACACCGATTTTCTCTATCACTGCCTGCGCACCATTCCGGAGCATGACTTCGGCAAGCACATCATCACTGAAGTCATCCAGACGCACACCGTTTGCGCCTACCCCTTCAGCGGTTACTGGCGCGACGTCGGCACCCTGCTCGCTTATTGGGATGCCAACATGGATCTGCTGCGGCCCGGCTCCGGCCTCGATCTGCCGCGCTGGAAGGTCTATACCAATCTCGAAGAAGAGGGCCGTGCCGGCGACCGGCCGCCCACCCGCCTCCTGCGCGGCGCGAAAGTCAGCAACAGCATCATCTCGCAGGGCTGTGTCATCGAAGGCGAAGTGCGCAACAGCGTGCTCTCGCCCGGCGTGCGCGTGGGCCGCGGGGCGGTGGTGAGCGATTCGGTGGTCATGCATGACAGCGTCATCGAGCCGGAGGCGGCGCTTTCCTTCGTGATTGCCGACAAGCTCACCCATTTCCGCCGGGGTTGCCGTGTCGGTTTTGGCGATCGCACCCGGCCCAACCGCCGCTTCCCCGACCATCTCCGCGAAGGCCTGACGGTGGTGGGCAAGCTGGCGAGGGTGCCCGCCAACGTGACGATTGGCTGCAACTGCATCATTCATCCGCAAAGCTCGGAGAGCAGCTACCATACTGATTGCGTAAAGGACGGCGAGACAATCGGATTCAATTAA
- a CDS encoding ATP-dependent Clp protease adaptor ClpS encodes MSSRAVLSPRLESRWRLWLGLPTPVADEETVVEDDTGSRIGEPWKVILYNDDVHTFDEVILQLQKALACSQQHAEKIAYEAHTRGKAIAYDGEFAECFRIAGVLREIQLLVEIEG; translated from the coding sequence ATGAGCAGTCGCGCTGTCTTGTCTCCCCGGCTGGAGTCCCGATGGCGCCTCTGGCTGGGGCTTCCCACTCCCGTTGCCGATGAAGAAACCGTTGTCGAAGATGACACCGGCTCCCGCATCGGCGAACCCTGGAAGGTGATTCTCTACAACGACGACGTTCACACCTTCGACGAAGTCATTCTGCAGTTGCAAAAGGCGCTGGCATGCAGCCAGCAGCACGCTGAAAAAATCGCCTATGAGGCGCACACCCGCGGCAAGGCCATCGCCTATGACGGCGAATTCGCCGAGTGTTTTCGCATCGCCGGCGTGTTGCGCGAAATTCAACTGCTGGTCGAAATCGAAGGCTGA
- a CDS encoding DNA methyltransferase, translating to MTPQHKIILGDARAMTELANTSVHLIITSPPYWQLKDYGHAGQIGFNDSYEEYINHLNLVWQECHRVLHPGCRLCINIGDQFARAAYYGRYKIIPIRTEIIKFCETIGFDYMGAIIWQKVTTTNTSGGATIMGSFPHPRNGIVKLDYEFILLFKKPGTAPKPAPAQKEGAAMTTEEWNEYFHGHWNFPGEKQNQHLAAFPVELPRRLIRMFSFPGETVLDPFLGSGTTVVAAQALGRNAIGYEINRAFLPVIKNRLGLVEDSLFGAAIAPDVQIIEQPPRRIDFHAEIAKLPYIFRDRVRFDRKVDPRRRHFGSKISGREQEEITYYSVARVEAPHLLELSGGLKIRLLGIKPLPERERAAIEFMQKLVAGQKVFLKFDQPEYDENNRRWAYLYLKNKTFINMHLLKRGLAEVDTTQEFRVKQRMLQVAGSQT from the coding sequence ATGACCCCGCAACACAAAATCATCCTCGGTGATGCCCGTGCCATGACCGAGCTGGCGAATACCTCCGTCCATCTCATCATCACCTCCCCGCCGTACTGGCAGCTCAAGGATTACGGCCATGCCGGTCAAATCGGCTTCAACGACAGTTACGAGGAGTATATCAACCATCTCAACCTTGTCTGGCAGGAATGCCACCGTGTTCTGCATCCCGGCTGCCGGCTGTGCATCAACATCGGCGATCAGTTCGCGCGTGCGGCCTATTACGGCCGCTACAAGATCATTCCCATCCGCACCGAGATCATCAAATTTTGCGAGACCATCGGTTTCGACTACATGGGCGCGATCATCTGGCAAAAGGTGACCACCACCAACACCAGCGGCGGTGCGACCATCATGGGGTCGTTTCCCCATCCGCGCAACGGCATCGTCAAGCTCGATTACGAGTTCATTCTGCTGTTCAAGAAACCCGGCACAGCACCCAAGCCGGCACCGGCGCAAAAGGAAGGCGCGGCGATGACCACGGAGGAATGGAACGAGTATTTTCACGGCCACTGGAATTTTCCCGGCGAGAAGCAGAATCAGCATCTCGCAGCGTTTCCGGTGGAGCTGCCGCGGCGCCTGATTCGCATGTTCTCCTTCCCCGGCGAGACCGTGCTCGATCCCTTCCTGGGCAGCGGCACCACCGTGGTGGCGGCGCAGGCTTTGGGCCGCAACGCGATTGGATACGAAATCAACCGCGCCTTTCTGCCGGTCATCAAAAACCGGCTCGGCCTCGTGGAAGACAGCCTGTTCGGCGCCGCAATCGCGCCCGACGTGCAGATCATCGAACAGCCGCCTCGCCGCATCGACTTCCATGCCGAGATTGCAAAGCTGCCCTACATTTTCCGCGACCGGGTGAGGTTCGACCGGAAAGTCGATCCGCGCCGGCGGCATTTCGGCTCAAAAATCAGCGGCCGCGAGCAGGAAGAGATCACATATTACTCGGTGGCGCGCGTCGAAGCGCCGCATTTGCTCGAGCTCAGCGGCGGCCTCAAAATCCGCCTGCTGGGGATCAAGCCGCTTCCCGAAAGAGAACGCGCCGCAATCGAATTCATGCAGAAGCTGGTCGCCGGCCAGAAGGTGTTCTTGAAATTCGATCAGCCGGAATATGACGAAAACAACCGGCGCTGGGCCTATCTTTATTTGAAGAACAAAACCTTCATCAACATGCACCTGCTCAAGAGAGGGCTGGCAGAGGTGGACACCACGCAGGAATTTCGCGTCAAACAGCGCATGTTGCAGGTGGCGGGGTCACAAACCTGA
- a CDS encoding serine/threonine-protein kinase → MMTKPSLRPSLSLIVPSVLLLLAALLHLRLLPLSNTLEWFERQNLDLCFRLRGPLPADSSVVLVTIDDASLMRVGAWPWPRHTLARLLQNILAAQPRLVVLDVILPARPEEAAGTAELARVMRDSRMQGGAGVILPYYFSRISRQPVPDSEPPPAPVAASALILFDAPPQEVARLPWLHAAGLNHASLDLLSASLPGGHINLISTEAGGGEVVRWEAQIVRYGGYYLPALPLQIAAQAEQLTRGQIRLQAGQGIQLGERFIPTDRAGCTLINYYGPAGRFRQISAVEFLQGRAPALAGKIVLVGVTAAGTQDFLASPFASRLPGVEKLATSTANILRQEMLQRPDYLVAVEILLMFAAGMLAFWGCRRWPQTPGAVLLAGLALLLWVLGFAAFAGGRLWLHSLGLALAPVLTGGSTLLLAEKKKGPAASPVVPSPSTAVTEVITDRGGLRRLGRFEIIAEAGAGAMGKIYAAIDPTIGRKVAIKILHPMPGLSPAGRQRMRERFLREARAAGSLNHPNIVTIHQADEAAGHFFIVMEFLEGEPLDEMLEQQAPLPLPRLHRLTTQVASALDYAHSRGVVHRDIKPSNLMILAGDTVKILDFGIAHLAQSTLTQEGAVLGTPCYMSPEQLRGEKIDGRADVFSLAAVVYEMATRQRPFAGDNVAAISTQILAGRLTRPTTLNPRLPAAFDEILLQALHPDRERRYATAGAFAAALQRLL, encoded by the coding sequence ATGATGACCAAACCATCGCTTCGCCCCTCTCTTTCACTCATTGTCCCCAGTGTGCTGTTGTTGCTCGCCGCACTGCTACACCTGCGCCTGTTGCCGTTGTCAAACACACTGGAATGGTTCGAGCGCCAGAATCTCGATCTCTGCTTTCGGTTGCGCGGCCCCCTGCCTGCCGATTCGAGTGTGGTGCTGGTGACCATCGATGATGCCAGTCTCATGCGCGTGGGTGCCTGGCCGTGGCCGCGGCATACACTTGCCAGATTGCTGCAAAACATACTCGCGGCGCAACCGCGGCTGGTGGTTTTGGATGTCATTCTGCCGGCGCGGCCGGAGGAGGCCGCCGGCACTGCGGAACTGGCGCGGGTGATGCGCGACAGCCGCATGCAAGGCGGTGCCGGCGTGATTCTGCCCTATTACTTCTCCCGGATCAGCCGGCAGCCGGTGCCCGACAGTGAGCCACCACCCGCCCCCGTCGCCGCCAGCGCCCTCATCCTGTTCGATGCGCCGCCGCAGGAGGTGGCCCGGCTGCCGTGGTTGCATGCCGCCGGTCTCAATCATGCCTCGCTGGATTTGCTCTCTGCCAGCCTGCCGGGCGGCCACATCAATCTCATCAGCACGGAAGCCGGTGGCGGCGAGGTGGTGCGCTGGGAGGCACAGATCGTGCGATATGGCGGGTACTATCTGCCCGCCCTGCCGTTGCAGATTGCAGCGCAGGCGGAACAACTCACGCGCGGCCAAATTCGTTTGCAAGCCGGACAAGGGATTCAACTCGGCGAGCGGTTCATTCCCACTGATCGCGCCGGCTGCACGCTCATCAACTATTATGGCCCGGCGGGTAGATTTCGTCAAATTTCTGCGGTGGAGTTTTTGCAGGGCCGGGCGCCGGCACTCGCGGGCAAAATCGTTTTGGTGGGGGTCACGGCTGCCGGCACACAGGATTTTCTGGCTTCGCCCTTTGCCAGCCGGCTGCCGGGTGTGGAAAAACTCGCCACCTCCACCGCCAACATTTTGCGGCAGGAGATGCTGCAGCGACCGGATTATTTGGTGGCAGTGGAAATCCTGCTGATGTTTGCCGCCGGCATGCTGGCCTTCTGGGGTTGCCGGCGTTGGCCGCAGACCCCGGGCGCTGTCCTGCTGGCGGGGTTGGCGTTGCTGCTGTGGGTGCTTGGCTTTGCCGCTTTTGCAGGCGGCAGACTGTGGTTGCACAGCCTTGGCTTGGCGCTGGCGCCGGTTCTGACAGGCGGCAGTACGCTGCTGCTGGCAGAAAAGAAGAAAGGCCCGGCCGCATCTCCGGTGGTCCCATCACCCTCGACCGCGGTGACCGAGGTGATTACCGACCGCGGCGGGTTGCGCCGCCTCGGCCGATTCGAAATTATCGCCGAGGCCGGGGCGGGCGCGATGGGGAAAATTTATGCGGCGATCGATCCCACCATCGGCCGCAAAGTCGCGATCAAGATTCTGCATCCGATGCCCGGTCTCTCCCCCGCCGGCCGGCAGCGAATGCGTGAGCGTTTTTTGCGCGAGGCGCGCGCCGCCGGCAGTTTGAATCATCCCAACATCGTCACCATTCACCAGGCGGATGAAGCGGCCGGCCATTTCTTCATTGTCATGGAATTTCTCGAAGGCGAGCCGCTCGACGAAATGCTTGAACAGCAGGCACCGCTGCCGCTGCCGCGCCTGCACCGTCTGACGACGCAGGTCGCCAGCGCCCTGGATTATGCCCACAGTCGCGGCGTGGTGCATCGCGACATCAAACCTTCGAATTTGATGATCCTGGCCGGCGACACGGTGAAGATTTTGGATTTTGGCATCGCCCATCTCGCCCAGTCGACGCTGACCCAGGAGGGTGCGGTGTTGGGCACGCCCTGTTACATGTCGCCGGAGCAATTGCGCGGAGAGAAGATCGACGGTCGCGCCGATGTCTTTTCACTGGCGGCAGTGGTTTATGAGATGGCCACCCGGCAACGGCCGTTTGCCGGGGATAACGTCGCGGCGATTTCCACCCAGATTCTTGCAGGCCGGCTGACCCGGCCCACGACCCTCAACCCCAGACTGCCGGCGGCGTTCGATGAAATCCTGCTGCAGGCACTCCATCCTGATCGGGAACGGCGTTACGCCACTGCCGGCGCTTTTGCCGCGGCATTGCAGCGCTTGTTGTGA
- a CDS encoding class I SAM-dependent methyltransferase, giving the protein MSPAGCASSTPAPAMEDRHYLLFNEVQDSHWWFQARNRIMRTLLAEHLCDRQTRSRPAGLALLDVGCGTGAMLPMLREFGAVTGVEISSQAVTLCRQRGHHRVFLDSDPAWQQTRYDVLTFFDVLEHVDDDAATLAHYLRWLQPHGLVVITVPAFMWLWSEHDEINQHRRRYNKTHLRRLLQVTRLQPFRLSYYNSLLFLPIAGLRLLQKALPARRQPPRSDFEKLCSANRCLEAIFAAERFWLRRHSAPLGLSLLCLAKRGEPAEAGNTHPDGINSRIRSHAGGCGGARSGL; this is encoded by the coding sequence ATGAGCCCGGCCGGCTGCGCCTCGTCCACCCCCGCCCCCGCCATGGAAGACCGGCACTATCTCCTGTTCAACGAGGTGCAAGACTCGCACTGGTGGTTTCAGGCGCGCAATCGCATCATGCGCACGCTGCTCGCCGAGCACCTTTGCGACCGGCAGACCCGGTCACGTCCCGCCGGGCTGGCTCTGTTGGACGTGGGCTGCGGCACCGGTGCCATGCTGCCAATGCTGCGCGAATTCGGTGCCGTGACCGGCGTCGAGATTTCGTCGCAGGCCGTCACCCTCTGCCGGCAACGCGGCCACCATCGGGTTTTCCTCGACAGTGATCCCGCCTGGCAGCAGACCCGCTATGATGTGCTCACCTTCTTCGATGTCCTGGAACATGTCGATGATGATGCCGCCACCCTGGCGCATTACTTGCGCTGGCTCCAGCCGCATGGCCTGGTGGTGATCACCGTGCCCGCGTTCATGTGGCTCTGGAGCGAGCACGACGAGATCAACCAGCACCGCCGGCGCTACAACAAAACCCACCTGCGGCGGCTGCTGCAAGTCACCCGCCTGCAGCCGTTCCGCCTTTCCTATTACAACAGCCTGCTCTTTCTCCCCATCGCCGGCTTGCGGCTGCTGCAAAAAGCCCTGCCCGCACGGCGGCAGCCGCCGCGCTCCGATTTTGAAAAACTGTGTTCCGCCAACCGCTGTCTCGAAGCCATCTTTGCGGCTGAACGGTTCTGGCTGCGGCGACATTCCGCGCCGCTGGGCTTGTCGTTGTTGTGTCTGGCGAAACGAGGGGAGCCGGCGGAAGCAGGGAACACCCACCCGGATGGGATAAACAGCCGCATCAGATCGCATGCCGGAGGCTGCGGAGGCGCCCGGTCAGGTTTGTGA